Proteins from a single region of Hordeum vulgare subsp. vulgare chromosome 6H, MorexV3_pseudomolecules_assembly, whole genome shotgun sequence:
- the LOC123403806 gene encoding mitochondrial inner membrane protease subunit 1 isoform X1 produces the protein MSGFVRRLAGIPWRQIAGEAISGGLLVAQGLCAVHVVSEHVLGVVLPRGPSMLPALNMAGDVLLSDKVSPRYGRVGPGDVVLLVSPEDPRKVVIKRVLGMEGDAVTYPVDAGNTDASKTVVVPQGHIWVQGDNIYASKDSRQFGPVPYGLVKGKMSYRIWPPTRIGSIDSN, from the exons atgtccggttTCGTGCGGCGCCTCGCCGGCATCCCGTGGCGCCAGATCGCCGGGGAGGCCATCTCCGGCGGCCTGCTGGTCGCGCAGGGCCTCTGCGCCGTCCACGTCGTCAGCGAGCACGTCCTCGGCGTCGTCCTC CCGCGGGGCCCCAGCATGCTGCCGGCGCTGAACATGGCGGGGGACGTGCTGCTGAGCGACAAGGTGAGCCCGCGGTACGGGCGGGTGGGGCCGGGGGACGTCGTGCTCCTCGTCTCCCCGGAGGACCCGCGCAAGGTCGTCATCAAGCGCGTGCTCGGCATGGAGGGCGACGCCGTCACCTACCCCGTCGACGCCGGCAACACCGACGCCTCCAAGACCGTCGTG GTACCACAAGGTCATATTTGGGTGCAGGGTGACAATATTTACGCATCCAAGGACTCGAGACAGTTTGGACCGGTGCCTTACGGTCTCGTAAAAGGGAAGATGTCCTATCGG ATTTGGCCACCGACAAGGATTGGTTCGATTGATTCAAACTA G
- the LOC123403806 gene encoding mitochondrial inner membrane protease subunit 1 isoform X2 yields MSGFVRRLAGIPWRQIAGEAISGGLLVAQGLCAVHVVSEHVLGVVLPRGPSMLPALNMAGDVLLSDKVSPRYGRVGPGDVVLLVSPEDPRKVVIKRVLGMEGDAVTYPVDAGNTDASKTVVVPQGHIWVQGDNIYASKDSRQFGPVPYGLVKGKMSYRIWPPTRIGSIDSN; encoded by the exons atgtccggttTCGTGCGGCGCCTCGCCGGCATCCCGTGGCGCCAGATCGCCGGGGAGGCCATCTCCGGCGGCCTGCTGGTCGCGCAGGGCCTCTGCGCCGTCCACGTCGTCAGCGAGCACGTCCTCGGCGTCGTCCTC CCGCGGGGCCCCAGCATGCTGCCGGCGCTGAACATGGCGGGGGACGTGCTGCTGAGCGACAAGGTGAGCCCGCGGTACGGGCGGGTGGGGCCGGGGGACGTCGTGCTCCTCGTCTCCCCGGAGGACCCGCGCAAGGTCGTCATCAAGCGCGTGCTCGGCATGGAGGGCGACGCCGTCACCTACCCCGTCGACGCCGGCAACACCGACGCCTCCAAGACCGTCGTG GTACCACAAGGTCATATTTGGGTGCAGGGTGACAATATTTACGCATCCAAGGACTCGAGACAGTTTGGACCGGTGCCTTACGGTCTCGTAAAAGGGAAGATGTCCTATCGG ATTTGGCCACCGACAAGGATTGGTTCGATTGATTCAAACTAG
- the LOC123403805 gene encoding probable methyltransferase PMT17 codes for MAKDYPASPKAQHLQESKKQRLTYILVVSALCVAFYVLGAWQNTTMPNPVSDSAISRVDCDPVARRDSSVPSFASASENVLDFDAHHQLNLSSTESVLQQFPACPLNQSEYTPCEDRKRGRLFDRDMLIYRERHCPGKDEQIRCLIPAPPKYKNPFRWPESRDFAWFDNIPHKELSIEKAVQNWIRVEGNKFRFPGGGTMFPHGADAYIDEISKLISLSDGRIRTAIDTGCGVASFGAYLLKRDIIAMSFAPRDTHEAQVQFALERGVPAILGVMGSLRLPYPSRAFDLAHCSRCLIPWGGHDGLYLAEIDRILRPGGYWIHSGPPINWRTHHNGWQRTEEDLKREQDKIEDVARSLCWNKVAEKEDLSIWQKPKNHLECADVKKKYKIPHICKSDNPDAAWYKKMESCLTPLPEVSNQGSIAGGEVARWPKRAFTVPPRVKRGTIPGIDANKFEEDMKLWEKRLTYYKRTTPIAQGRYRNVMDMNANLGGFAASLVKYPVWVMNVVPVNSDKDTLGAIYERGFIGTYQDWCEAFSTYPRTYDLLHADSLFSIYQDRCDITDILLEMDRILRPEGTAIIRDTVDVLTKVQAIGNRMRWDSRILDHEDGPFNPEKVLVAVKTYWTADPSEHS; via the exons ATGGCTAAAGATTACCCAGCATCTCCTAAAGCCCAGCATCtgcaagaatccaagaagcaGCGTCTCACCTACATACTTGTGGTGAGCGCTCTCTGTGTTGCCTTCTACGTGCTCGGCGCATGGCAGAACACCACCATGCCGAATCCTGTCAGTGATTCGGCAATCAGCCGAGTTGACTGTGATCCCGTGGCGCGGAGAGACAGCTCGGTGCCGTCCTTTGCGTCTGCGTCTGAGAATGTACTCGATTTTGATGCGCACCACCAGCTGAACCTCAGTAGCACTGAGTCCGTGTTGCAGCAGTTCCCTGCATGCCCGCTCAATCAGAGTGAGTACACGCCATGCGAGGACCGGAAACGTGGCCGCCTGTTCGACCGTGATATGCTGATATACCGTGAGAGGCACTGCCCTGGAAAGGACGAGCAGATCCGATGCCTCATTCCAGCGCCACCAAAGTACAAGAACCCCTTCAGGTGGCCGGAGAGCAGGGACTTTGCTTGGTTTGACAATATCCCTCACAAGGAGCTCAGCATTGAGAAGGCCGTGCAGAACTGGATCCGAGTGGAAGGAAACAAGTTCCGGTTCCCCGGCGGTGGCACTATGTTTCCACATGGTGCTGATGCTTACATTGATGAGATCAGTAAACTCATCTCATTATCAGATGGGAGGATCAGGACGGCGATCGACACAGGCTGCGGG GTTGCTAGCTTTGGGGCTTACTTGCTGAAGAGGGACATCATTGCCATGTCGTTTGCACCGAGGGACACACACGAAGCTCAGGTGCAATTTGCACTGGAACGCGGCGTACCTGCCATCCTCGGGGTTATGGGATCACTACGGTTGCCTTATCCATCTAGGGCATTTGATTTGGCTCATTGTTCACGTTGTCTGATTCCTTGGGGAGGACATG ATGGACTGTACCTTGCCGAGATCGACAGAATTCTAAGGCCAGGGGGCTACTGGATTCACTCGGGCCCTCCAATCAACTGGAGGACACACCACAATGGGTGGCAGAGGACCGAGGAAGACCTCAAGCGGGAGCAAGACAAGATTGAGGATGTTGCGAGGAGCCTTTGCTGGAATAAGGTGGCCGAGAAGGAGGATCTCTCCATCTGGCAGAAGCCCAAGAACCACCTTGAGTGTGCCGACGTAAAAAAGAAGTATAAGATACCCCATATCTGCAAGAGTGACAACCCTGATGCTGCCTG GTACAAGAAGATGGAATCCTGCCTTACTCCATTGCCTGAAGTAAGCAATCAGGGATCGATCGCTGGCGGAGAGGTTGCGAGATGGCCAAAGAGGGCATTCACGGTGCCCCCAAGGGTTAAGAGGGGCACGATTCCGGGGATAGATGCAAACAAGTTTGAGGAGGACATGAAGTTGTGGGAGAAGAGGTTGACGTACTACAAACGCACGACACCCATAGCACAGGGGCGGTACAGGAATGTGATGGACATGAACGCGAACTTGGGCGGTTTCGCCGCTTCCCTGGTTAAGTACCCCGTGTGGGTGATGAACGTCGTCCCGGTCAATTCAGACAAAGACACCCTCGGAGCAATTTACGAGCGAGGGTTCATCGGCACTTACCAGGACTGGTGTGAAGCCTTCTCGACGTATCCGAGAACCTACGACCTTTTGCACGCCGACAGTTTGTTCAGCATCTACCAGGACAG GTGCGACATAACCGACATCCTCCTGGAGATGGACAGGATACTGAGGCCCGAGGGCACGGCGATCATCCGCGACACGGTCGACGTGCTCACCAAGGTCCAGGCCATCGGCAATCGGATGCGGTGGGACAGCCGCATCCTGGACCACGAGGACGGGCCCTTCAACCCGGAGAAGGTCCTGGTGGCGGTCAAGACGTACTGGACGGCGGACCCGTCGGAGCACAGCTGA